A window of the Henckelia pumila isolate YLH828 chromosome 3, ASM3356847v2, whole genome shotgun sequence genome harbors these coding sequences:
- the LOC140889821 gene encoding uncharacterized protein translates to MKGVMRFGKKGKLAPRFIGPFEILYRVGALAYRVALPPNLDGVHNVFHVSMLRKYVSNPSHVLSMEPLQLYPHMTYEERPIQILDRHERKLCNKSIPMIKVRWQNHSEEEATWEAEADIRTRYPELFGDDYYIEAEG, encoded by the exons ATGAAGGGTGTAATGAGATTCGGGAAGAAAGGAAAATTAGCACCAAGGTTCATAGGACCCTTCGAGATATTGTACAGGGTAGGGGCATTGGCTTATAGGGTGGCCttgccgcctaaccttgatGGAGTTCATAACGTCTTCCATGTATCGATGCTGAGGAAATACGTCTCGAATCCGTCCCATGTGCTTAGCATGGAACCTCTTCAGTTATATCCTCACATGACATATGAGGAGAGGCCCATCCAGATTTTGGATAGACATGAGAGGAAACTTTGTAACAAGTCGATTCCTatgatcaaggtgagatggcagaaTCATTCAGaggaagaggccacttgggaagcagagGCAGATATTAGGACTCGTTATCCAGAACTCTTTG gtgatgaCTATTACATTGAGGCTGAGGGGTAG